The Pygocentrus nattereri isolate fPygNat1 chromosome 1, fPygNat1.pri, whole genome shotgun sequence genome window below encodes:
- the pou3f2a gene encoding POU domain, class 3, transcription factor 2a, with protein sequence MAATASDHYGVLTSSASVAPSDAVNAQQAPSYGDAAQSLLLQSEYATLQSSTNALGHAHQWLAALSHHGDSSPWSSSPLGEQDIKPALQGDADELRHSPVLQQQQQQQQQSRATHLVHPHEGAHHHQAAAWRATSAAHMAAGMTASNGQGMMYSQPSYGGLTAEDEHGAHRHALSGDARDESEHGHPHSIRHGHEHSDDDVPTSDDLEHFAKQFKQRRIKLGFTQADVGLALGTLYGNVFSQTTICRFEALQLSFKNMCKLKPLLNKWLEEADSTSGSPTSLDKIAAQGRKRKKRTSIEVAVKGALESHFLKCPKPGASEINSLADSLQLDKEVVRVWFCNRRQKEKRMTPQCGTLAKDSYGDTPPHHDDRTPVP encoded by the coding sequence ATGGCGGCCACGGCGTCCGACCACTACGGCGTGCTCACGAGCAGCGCGTCTGTCGCGCCCTCGGATGCGGTGAACGCGCAGCAGGCGCCGTCCTACGGGGACGCGGCGCAGAGCCTGCTGCTGCAGAGCGAGTACGCCACGCTGCAGAGCAGCACCAACGCGCTCGGACACGCGCACCAGTGGCTCGCGGCGCTCTCACATCACGGAGACTCTTCGCCGTGGTCGTCGAGCCCGCTCGGCGAGCAGGACATCAAGCCCGCGCTGCAAGGTGACGCAGACGAGCTCCGGCATTCGCCCGttttgcagcagcagcagcagcagcagcagcagtcgCGAGCTACTCACTTGGTTCATCCGCACGAGGGCGCGCATCACCACCAGGCGGCAGCTTGGAGGGCGACGAGCGCCGCGCACATGGCCGCCGGCATGACCGCGTCCAACGGACAGGGAATGATGTACTCGCAGCCGAGCTACGGTGGTCTCACTGCAGAGGATGAGCACGGCGCGCACCGGCACGCCCTGAGCGGGGACGCGCGAGACGAGAGCGAGCACGGCCACCCGCACAGCATACGCCACGGACACGAGCACTCGGACGACGATGTGCCCACGTCCGACGACCTGGAGCACTTCGCCAAGCAGTTCAAGCAGCGGCGCATCAAGCTGGGCTTCACGCAAGCGGACGTGGGCCTCGCGCTCGGCACGCTCTACGGCAACGTCTTCTCGCAGACCACCATCTGCAGGTTCGAGGCGCTGCAGCTGAGCTTCAAGAACATGTGCAAGCTGAAGCCGCTGCTTAACAAGTGGCTGGAGGAGGCGGACTCGACCTCGGGCAGCCCCACGAGCCTGGACAAAATAGCCGCACAGggcagaaagaggaaaaagcgCACGTCCATCGAGGTGGCTGTCAAAGGGGCGCTCGAGAGCCATTTCCTAAAGTGCCCCAAGCCGGGGGCGTCCGAGATCAACTCCCTGGCTGACAGCCTGCAGCTGGACAAGGAGGTGGTCCGAGTGTGGTTTTGCAACAGGCGGCAGAAGGAGAAACGGATGACACCCCAGTGCGGAACGTTGGCCAAGGACTCCTACGGCGACACCCCGCCGCACCATGACGACCGGACACCGGTGCCGTGA